In Salisediminibacterium beveridgei, one DNA window encodes the following:
- a CDS encoding KinB-signaling pathway activation protein, whose amino-acid sequence MAVNARKVVFLFWSTLLIGTVAGTIIGLIQGIGGYFVVIVTAALWTVIAQMGFFAYLTIHRFGLGVFKSASLWNKVQLIIIVFAFFDLMFFRHYFFAGEGDTMLGYAIMPTLLLVYAVFVAYLKAKDTNRHAFIPALFFMYVVTMIEWIPAFTGDDLSFIINAVVPLLVANTWQLLVLHRLHEMPNGKQPTAEQWNKWEREGFEERKKEKENKKNRKKARKNA is encoded by the coding sequence ATGGCTGTGAATGCCAGGAAAGTTGTGTTTTTATTTTGGTCCACGCTGCTGATTGGAACAGTTGCGGGTACAATTATCGGTCTGATCCAGGGAATTGGCGGTTATTTCGTAGTGATTGTAACGGCTGCATTATGGACGGTTATCGCTCAGATGGGTTTTTTTGCATATCTAACGATCCACCGTTTCGGTTTGGGCGTCTTTAAATCTGCTTCGCTATGGAATAAAGTCCAGCTGATTATCATTGTCTTTGCGTTCTTTGACCTGATGTTCTTCCGGCATTATTTCTTCGCAGGAGAGGGCGATACGATGCTCGGCTATGCGATTATGCCGACGCTTCTTCTGGTTTACGCAGTGTTTGTGGCCTATCTGAAAGCGAAGGATACGAACAGGCACGCCTTTATTCCTGCTTTGTTCTTTATGTATGTTGTCACGATGATTGAATGGATTCCGGCCTTTACCGGGGATGATCTCAGTTTCATCATAAACGCAGTGGTCCCGCTTCTTGTTGCGAATACATGGCAGCTTCTCGTCTTGCACAGGTTGCATGAAATGCCGAATGGGAAACAGCCGACCGCAGAACAATGGAACAAGTGGGAAAGAGAAGGATTTGAAGAACGAAAGAAGGAAAAAGAAAATAAAAAAAATCGTAAAAAAGCGCGAAAAAACGCTTGA
- a CDS encoding P-loop NTPase gives MLTEQQVLEAIRPIKDPHLGKLLLDLDAVKELKIKENLVSLKLAIAEPGTAEQMQLQQEVVNAIKTAGAESVGLRFEKLPEEVIAQHGGQAEQEAPESLLDRTDRTTFIAVTSGKGGVGKSTVSVNLATSLARQGKKVGIIDADIYGFSVPDMMGIEERPKVVGQRIYPVTRFDVQVISMGFFVEDNSPIIWRGPMLGKMLNNFFSEVEWDDLDYLILDLPPGTGDVALDVHSMLPTSKEIVVTTPHATAAFVAARAGAMALKTDHEILGVVENMAYFESKLTGEKEYVFGTGGGQKLAEELETDILAQIPLGQPDFDEEVFAPSVYDADHPIGKIYMDIAQQVIDKTAK, from the coding sequence ATGTTAACAGAACAACAAGTGCTCGAAGCGATCAGACCGATTAAGGACCCTCATCTGGGGAAACTGCTGCTGGATCTGGACGCTGTGAAAGAACTGAAAATCAAAGAAAATCTCGTCAGCCTGAAACTAGCGATTGCAGAGCCGGGGACAGCGGAACAAATGCAGCTCCAGCAAGAAGTTGTCAACGCCATTAAAACTGCAGGCGCTGAGTCTGTTGGTCTACGCTTTGAAAAGCTGCCTGAAGAGGTCATTGCCCAGCATGGTGGACAAGCTGAGCAGGAGGCACCTGAGTCGCTCCTTGACCGGACGGATCGCACGACATTCATCGCGGTAACGAGTGGTAAAGGTGGCGTGGGTAAATCCACGGTTTCTGTGAACCTGGCAACGTCCCTGGCCCGTCAAGGCAAAAAAGTCGGCATCATTGACGCGGATATTTACGGGTTCAGTGTACCGGATATGATGGGGATTGAAGAGCGCCCGAAAGTTGTCGGACAGCGAATTTATCCGGTGACACGTTTCGATGTGCAGGTGATTTCCATGGGCTTTTTCGTGGAAGACAATTCACCAATCATCTGGCGCGGACCGATGCTTGGAAAGATGCTCAATAACTTCTTCAGTGAAGTGGAGTGGGACGATCTTGATTACCTGATTCTCGACTTACCGCCAGGAACAGGTGACGTGGCGCTGGATGTGCACTCGATGCTGCCAACGTCTAAAGAGATTGTTGTCACGACACCTCATGCCACTGCAGCCTTTGTTGCAGCAAGAGCGGGTGCAATGGCACTGAAAACCGACCATGAAATTCTGGGTGTTGTCGAAAACATGGCTTACTTTGAGAGTAAGTTGACCGGCGAAAAAGAATACGTCTTCGGAACCGGCGGCGGACAAAAGCTGGCAGAAGAGCTTGAAACGGATATACTGGCTCAGATTCCGCTGGGGCAGCCGGATTTCGATGAGGAAGTATTCGCGCCATCTGTCTACGATGCGGATCACCCGATCGGGAAAATCTATATGGATATCGCCCAGCAGGTCATCGACAAAACAGCAAAATAA